From Cellulosimicrobium sp. ES-005, one genomic window encodes:
- a CDS encoding stage II sporulation protein M, with protein MDLDAFTDVHRAQWDRLETLTSRRTLDGAEADELVRLYQAVATHLSTVRSVAPDPVLISRLSVLLGKARTRIAGAHEPAWRDVVRFLTVSLPAALYRIRWWSVGVTVACVVVALVAGVWVATTPEGLASMGPPSVQENYVNEAFASYYDPGLDFATVVWTNNAWIAAQCIGLGITGIFPAYVLFSNAVAIGSTGGMMAAHGELGLFLQLIAPHGLLELMSVFVAGAAGLRIFWAWVDPGPLPRSRALAQEGRALVTVAIGLVIALAISGVIEGFVTGSTMPWWLKIVIGAIALAGFWVYTIVLGRRAVAAGETGDLTADHAGDVAPVAA; from the coding sequence GTGGACCTCGACGCCTTCACCGACGTGCACCGCGCGCAGTGGGACCGCCTGGAGACCCTCACGTCGCGGCGCACGCTCGACGGCGCCGAGGCGGACGAGCTGGTCCGGCTCTACCAGGCCGTCGCGACGCACCTGTCGACCGTCCGGTCCGTCGCGCCCGACCCCGTGCTCATCTCGCGCCTGTCCGTGCTGCTGGGCAAGGCCCGCACCCGCATCGCGGGGGCGCACGAGCCCGCGTGGCGCGACGTCGTGCGGTTCCTCACCGTGTCCCTGCCCGCCGCCCTGTACCGGATCCGGTGGTGGTCGGTCGGCGTGACGGTCGCGTGCGTCGTCGTGGCGCTCGTCGCCGGGGTCTGGGTCGCGACGACGCCCGAGGGCCTCGCGTCCATGGGGCCGCCGAGCGTCCAGGAGAACTACGTGAACGAGGCGTTCGCGTCCTACTACGACCCCGGGCTCGACTTCGCGACGGTCGTCTGGACCAACAACGCCTGGATCGCGGCGCAGTGCATCGGGCTGGGGATCACGGGGATCTTCCCCGCGTACGTGCTGTTCTCGAACGCCGTGGCCATCGGCTCGACCGGCGGCATGATGGCCGCGCACGGCGAGCTGGGGCTGTTCCTCCAGCTCATCGCGCCGCACGGACTGCTCGAGCTCATGTCGGTGTTCGTCGCCGGCGCCGCAGGGCTCCGCATCTTCTGGGCGTGGGTCGATCCCGGCCCGCTCCCGCGCTCGCGCGCGCTCGCCCAGGAGGGCCGCGCGCTCGTCACCGTCGCGATCGGGCTCGTCATCGCGCTCGCGATCTCCGGGGTGATCGAGGGCTTCGTCACGGGCTCGACCATGCCGTGGTGGCTCAAGATCGTCATCGGCGCGATCGCGCTCGCCGGGTTCTGGGTCTACACGATCGTGCTCGGCCGTCGTGCGGTGGCGGCCGGGGAGACCGGCGACCTCACCGCCGACCACGCGGGCGACGTCGCCCCGGTCGCGGCC